A window of the Lolium perenne isolate Kyuss_39 chromosome 7, Kyuss_2.0, whole genome shotgun sequence genome harbors these coding sequences:
- the LOC127312220 gene encoding putative F-box protein At5g55150: MDPSQPPPLFPRHERRQIESLPRNRPLAGCAAGSSPSSPSQSSRVDAFRLPAEPSPELPEDTLMTVFGTLEIPDLVRAGAVCTSWRSAYVTLRDLGKHKKSQTPCLLYTCESAGENVACLYSLMEKRVYRLTLPDPPIRRRFIIGSSLGFLVTVDERSEMLLTNPITGEQIALPPVTTIEHVKPIHDDRGAVYQFEISDIRNQDFLMPWTSDRCDLRNFLHFKAFVFYDTTTGSYIVALIHRPLDQLSFARVGDDKWTWLPRHRLYHDCNYKDGLLYAVTSKGEIHAFDLTGPAITMKIISCLDEVDLGICDVMYIVQAPWGDMLLVSRSRDIVDSELRVLNAAGMKLHKVDAGTMRLAEIDGLPDHVLFLGHNHSLCLSAKEYPALKGNHAYFTDDSKAISGCKNIRRDIGVLDLGNNSNDDLVSPQLWSNWPAPVWITPNLTTMKLALPK, encoded by the exons ATGGATCCCTCTCAACCACCGCCCCTCTTTCCCCGCCATGAACGCAGACAGATCGAATCGCTACCGCGGAACCGTCCGCTCGCGGGATGCGCCGCCGGCTCCTCCCCCTCGAGCCCCAGCCAGTCCAGTCGCGTCGACGCCTTCCG CTTACCGGCCGAGCCATCGCCGGAGCTACCGGAGGACACCCTGATGACCGTCTTCGGCACCCTCGAGATCCCTGACCTCGTGCGCGCCGGCGCCGTGTGCACGTCATGGCGCTCAGCCTACGTCACCCTGCGCGACCTCGGCAAGCATAAGAAGTCCCAGACGCCGTGCCTGCTCTACACCTGTGAATCCGCCGGCGAGAATGTTGCGTGCCTCTACAGCCTCATGGAGAAGCGGGTCTACAGGTTGACACTGCCGGacccgccgatccgccgccggttCATCATCGGGTCCTCACTCGGCTTCCTGGTTACCGTCGATGAGAGATCTGAAATGCTTCTCACCAATCCTATCACCGGTGAACAGATTGCTCTCCCTCCGGTGACCACCATCGAGCACGTGAAGCCCATCCACGACGACCGGGGTGCTGTCTACCAGTTTGAAATCAGTGACATTAGAAATCAAGATTTCCTCATGCCGTGGACATCTGATCGTTGTGACCTAAGGAACTTCCTCCACTTCAAGGCGTTTGTGTTTTATGATACAACAACAGGAAGCTACATCGTTGCGCTGATCCACCGGCCACTCGATCAGCTCTCATTTGCAAGAGTAGGGGATGATAAGTGGACCTGGCTGCCACGGCACAGGTTGTATCATGACTGCAACTACAAGGATGGACTTTTGTATGCAGTGACTTCAAAGGGAGAGATCCATGCCTTCGATCTTACTGGTCCTGCTATTACAATGAAGATTATCAGTTGTCTGGATGAGGTGGATTTAGGCATCTGTGACGTCATGTACATTGTTCAGGCTCCATGGGGGGATATGCTGCTTGTTTCGAGATCAAGAGACATTGTGGATTCTGAATTACGTGTTCTGAATGCTGCAGGAATGAAATTACACAAAGTTGATGCCGGCACAATGAGACTTGCGGAAATTGATGGCTTACCTGACCACGTGCTGTTTCTTGGGCATAACCATTCACTTTGTCTGAGTGCCAAAGAATATCCTGCTCTCAAGGGAAATCATGCCTACTTTACTGACGATAGTAAGGCTATTTCAGGATGTAAAAATATTCGTCGTGATATAGGAGTACTTGACTTGGGAAATAATAGCAATGATGACCTTGTGTCTCCTCAGCTTTGGTCCAACTGGCCTGCTCCTGTGTGGATTACACCCAATCTTACGACGATGAAGCTAGCATTGCCTAAGTAG